In the genome of Dromiciops gliroides isolate mDroGli1 chromosome 1, mDroGli1.pri, whole genome shotgun sequence, the window CTTGAAAGCAACGTAGGCTAGGAGTCCCACCACCACAGCTGCCAGGAGGGAGCAATAGATGGGGATGATGATGCCAGAATCCTTGGGAGGCATGGGGAAGGTGGAGGAGATATTGGAGTCTGCGCCCTTGGCTTCTGCATCACGGATAAGGATATGCAGTTCTTCATCTAAGGAGGGGACAAAAGGACAGAGCAAGAGGTATGTGGCAAAGTTGAAACTACTGAGAGACCAAATGATAGGTGCTAGAGGAAAAAGGGAGTGGCTACAGGACTGAGGGACTCAGAGCCAGGACAGGCGAAGTCAGGTATCAGGTGCAGGGTAATAGAAATGGAGGACAGTTAAGGATGGAGGGATGGCAGAGAGGGTTAAGAATATTGTCAaagtagagcaccagccttggagtcaggagtacctgagttcaaatctggcctcagacacttaacacttactagctgtgtgaccctgggcaagtcacttaaccccaattgcctcacttaaaaaaaaaaaaaatatagtcaaAGGGGAATAGCATGATAGGGAAAGCAATGGAGGACCAAGAGACAGGCTATAGTGACTTAGAGGACTAGAAAACAGCTGTGGGGAACATTAGGTCTGATGGGGGTCAGAGGGATGAGATAAAGGGACAGAGGAGTGGGGACAGAAAACAACGGGTCCCATCATTTTCCCCTTCCCACCTGTTTCCCAAGGCCCATGAACATACTGGGCAACACAAAAGTATTTAGAGGCCCCAGAGGGGATCCCCAACCCCGGGGACAGAATACTTTGTGTGGGGGAAAGCTTCAGAACCACATTTATCTGGATCTTTTCTTTCTGTGCCTCCCTTCCCTATCTCCTGGGGTTGCTCGGGATTTCTGGGAACTTTGTGTCCCCAGGTCCCCTTGCCTCATTCATCCATTCTGCACTTCACTCTCCACCTCTCATCCAACTCCCCAAACAAACTCAAACTCCTCATTCCCATTCGAGTCAGATTGCAGTTCTTACGACACCCAAGTCTTCATTTCCAGTTCAAGGCCTGCATTCAGAACCAAGCTCGATCCTCTGGggcccctcccccagctctccACCCTTGCTATGGGAGTGTACTCATGCTATACTagcatttaaagctggaagactGAGATCATGTAGCCCAACTATCCACCTTACCACCAACCACCCAGCCTTCTCAACTACTCTGTACACAGCAGTGTTCTAGAtactggagaggagagaggagacagtTCCTTTCCCTGGGTGTTTTGTGGTAAAAGACAGTTATCTAGCTCAGCCTGAGTAGAGACAAGAAATAAAGGTATATGAAATGAGATGGTGTTGCCTGCACACCCACGTGGTATTGGGGAGAAAGTGGAGGAAGCACTGGGGGCCAGGACTCATTTCTCTTACTCTggtccctctgtctctccatccctGTGTTTTATGATCGTCACTTCCTtgtttggggaggaaagagatgggATTGGAGGAGAGTGTGGAGAGTCAAAAGGATTAAATAGGGATGGACAGAAGAATGCGTATAATGACAAAGGGTCAGAGAAATGGGAAGCAAAGTTCAGGAGTCAGATGGGCAGAAACAAAAAGGCAGTTGGGGAAAATATGGGAATCAAACAGGGATGGGGTCAGTGGATACAAAGGATATGGAAGGAGATCAAAAGACAGGACAAGGAGATTAAGCTCACACGCCTTTCTATAGTAggaatttagtaaatgcttgttagatCAAATGGAAGGCAAATAATAAGAGGGGCCAGAGTGATTAGGACAAGGGGAGGGAGAATAGAGAGATGACATGGGGCAGATATGGGTGACAGTAACAAGGTAGGGGCATAGAGGGTCAAAAGGATGGggagttcagggggcagctaggtggcacagtggatagagtatcagctctggattcaggaggacctgagttcaaatccgacctcagacacttgacacacttactagctgtgtgaccctgggcaagacacttaaccccaattgcttcatcaaaaaaaaaaaaaaaaggatgtgaaaCAGCAGCAAAGACAAAAGGGCAGCGACAAGGAACAAAGTGCcaaagggaaggaggggcaggGGAAAAGGGAGATCAGGTCAGACAGTTGAGGGATAGAAGGTCAGAGAAACCCTTTCCGTAGCCATCTTGATCATTGCCCTTCAGATGGTGTGGAACATGTTATGTGGAACACCAGCTATGATTTACCAGGGCACAGTAAAGTGTGACCCATTATCATTTACCTAATCCTGGACACTGACTCTCCATACAGTCTAAATCCCATTCTGTTTCATTGGCTGCTGTACTGCATCATTGCCTGTCTACTAAAACCtccacatttttttcaaatgaattgtaCTTGTAAAATTGATTTTGTGAACCCGCCTGAGACTTTATGTACATAACAGCCTTGGTAAGAACTAAATGTGAGGCCCCAGCCACCTTTCTCCTTTCTCGGCTGAGCCTCACTGTCCACCAATCTGAGGCCTCCCTTCATTCTCTATGATGTCCCTAAATTCTGCTCTCCACTGTTTTCCCTGGGTTTTAGGTCCTTAATGCTTCTTCCATTGAACCCAAGTGCAGGCCCCTTCGTCCTCTCAGTATAATGGACTCATGGGATCCTAGGCTTTACAAtggaaagggacctgagaggtcatctacttCAATCCTATCACTTTCTAGATGAGGGAAACCAAGATCCAGAGATGGGCCGTGACTTCTCCGAGGTTACAGtgacaataaataaaaaaagccCGAGTCTTTGGAAACCAAGTCCTGGGCTCATTCTGCCTTCAAGATTAGCATTGCCTTATGAGGAGAGAGGGAGTCTGGCTTGAGAGAAAGGTTTGCTAAATGAGCGGCAGCATCCAGACACTACTGATTGATTGACCAAAGGGAAGAAGCTCTGTTTCCCTAAAGGAACTGGCCTGCAAAACTGATGAACCTtggagaaacagaaggaaaagaactAGAAGACTGAACAACCCTTTTTTGGGTACTAGAGGAGAGAATGGTTTCACCTACCAGCAGTGTGCTCACTCCCAGCTTTCTTAGATGGGACAGCTTACTGATGGCTAATCACATTTGCTTGCACCTTCTGCCTCTTGCTAAATTCctctctgtgtgaccccgggcaagtcacttaaccccaattgcctcactcaaaaacaaaaacaaaaccaaattcctCTCTGGCAATGAAGGACATTACTCTCCCAcctgggggaaaggagaaacCTGCAACCCTGAGGACCATAATCCCTCTTCCTGGAAGGTCTCCATGGTCTGCTCAATATGGTCCCCTTTCCTATTGAAGGAAGGGCATCTTTATATCTTTATACTTCCAGCATTTTCCTATCCATCATATTGTAGGGCCTTGGACACAGTAGctctttaagaaatatttatttgcctttttttttttaaatgcctgctATTTTTGTTACTCCCTCCACCCACTTCTGAAATATCCTCTTTGACattaactctgtgatcctgggcaaatcgaTTCCTttagatccctttcagctctatctttttttttttttaagtgaggcaattagggttaagtgacttgcccagagtcatatagctagtgttaagtgtctgaggctggatttgaactcaggtcctcctgaatctgggaccggtgctttatccactgcaccacctagctgcccctcaattctatctttagatccctttcagttctaatattttttattctaaggATACTTCCAGGTGTCACTATATcattttaaggttccttctagttggGACAGTCTGTTCCAAGGCTCCTtgccagctctaatattctatatcCTAAGGTTGCTTCTAGCTCAGGGAACCTTCCAGCTTTGATGACAGAACTCTGAGACCCCATGACCACATTCCTTCTATCCCCTCTTCTTTAAGGCTCATGCACAACCATCTCTGAATGACTTTTCCCTGAGTAACCCAGTCCCCAGTGACCGACCTCCTTTCTGttcagctctttttttggggggggggggcaggacaggtcaatgagggttaagtgacttgcccaaggtcacacagctagtaagtgtcaagtatcccaggccagatttgaactcaggacctcctgaatccagggccggtgctttatccactgcaccacctagctgccccctttcctacACTCTTAAAGCTTTCGCACCCCAAATTTTGGCCCTGAACACAAGGGTCTCTTTTCCTTGCCTGTGAATgtgacccctcccctcccccaacctcacCCATGCAAAGGGTGTCATAGAGGCGGGTACAGGCCAGGACCACAACTTTGCTGTCACTGCAGTGAGTACAGGCCTTGCAGGGCTCCTGGACACTGCTCTCCTTTGAATAGGTGCCTGGAGGACAGGGCTGGCACACAGTGTCAGTGCCCTTCCCACAAGGAATCTTGGCTTCGTTGCCTGGGGAACAGGCCTTGCATGGCTGGCAGTGGTTGGTGCTGTTGAGAAAATGCCCAATGGGGCAGCTGCAACATGGCTGGCAGGGCTCAGAAGTGCCTTCTAGGGACAAGGTCTCATCTGTGAAGGAAAAATGGGGAACAAAGTAAGGCCTGGCGGTGCTGTAGGAAGAACCTGGGGCCAGGAAATCTGAGTTTGAGTTTCATGTCTGATACCAACTCACTATTAGGCCAATAACTTCCCCTTTgggattgtttctttctaggGGAGTTGGCCAGGGGATCTCTCAGGTCCCTACTAACTCTAAAACTTCCATAACTGACAGGACACATTacttctctttgggcctcacttttcttcctctgtaaaatgaaagctttGGAAGGCATCATTTCTAGAAGCTTCCAGTTAGCACATTCCATAGTTCTAGTTTCTGCTTTCCTGGCTCCCACCATGAGGGAACTTTGCCTCATCTACTTCACAGACCGATCTGTTATTGATCTTGAAGCCTCAAGAACAATAATCACGAgaccttccatttctttcttctttttttttttggtgaggcaattggggttaagtcacttgcccagggtcacacaactagtgtcaagtgtctgaggccagatttgaactcaggtcctcctgaatccagggctggtgctctatccactgtgtcacctagctgccctgagacctcccatttctacagcactttaaagtttacaaagcactccctgggagggaggtgaggcCATTAgaattgtccccattttaaacCTGAGGAAATTGGCTCAGAGGAAGTTGAGATTTAACTagctaagtgtcagagatggCATCTGACCCTGAGCCTTCTGACTGCAAAAGCCAGTGTTATTCCTACTGCCCCCAAAATTCTTTGGAAACATTTAACCCCCACCACCCCAGACTGATGACAGTTAGATGAAAAAGCATGTCctcattcctttccccctccccacacactgCCTGTCCCAGCTGCCTGCCAGGCCTCCTCCCCCATcatctcccccaaccccaagctTGGGcctgtgtgtgtgcgcgcgcgcgcgcacacacccacacacacacaccactcacgTACTGGAAGGACATGGTTTACACTCCAGATCAGCTTCTCCACAGGGCTCTGAGGTGCCCCAGTCTGGGGGACAGGTGTTGCAGCACAGATCTCCCCAAGGGAAGAGACCATCAGGACAGAACTGTCCAGCCCACACCTGGCAAACAGACCCAGTAAGGAGGAATACCAAAAACTGGGGAGGAGCTAACTCCCAAATTCcagctcccccccctccccactcccttagGCCCCtgactccctcctcccccctccttctctcccccaggCTCAGCTCaaggaggtggagaagagaagagaacttgGCAGAACAGGAGCcttaggtgggggagggggctgaggGGACAGACATAGACAGACAAGGAGAAAGTTGGGAAAGAAACACTGATATGTAACAGCTGCAgtcaagagaagggaagaaagaagggggtcGGCGCCTGAGGAGACTTCCGGTGTGACCCAGCAAGAGGGGGGCCTCCCCTCGGGGCCTTCCAAagacaggaggagaaccaggagagcactCTTCAGATGAAGACAGAGCAGGGTGgaaagatggggaaatggagaagatggagggaagaggagatggGAGGAATGACAAAGGGAAGAGTGAAAAGGACAAAGACGCTTAAAAATAGGGATGGGGcaaatataatacataaatacttaccccctcccccaatcagtgGCTTCTGCTTGGAcgcaggatgaaaaaaaaatgtctggggAGGGGGACACAGTTTGCAGCTCCTATCTCTGATTCCCTTTAGTCCCCAGTAAATTGTATCTTTTGGTTTCTGCTACCCACTTTTCCTTTATGTCTCTGGACACTAGGGATTATTTGCCTTTATGAGGGGAGTTGGAATTGTTGCCTTTCCCCTTACCCTAACAAGGTCCTGAATGGACAAGACACATCTCAGATGAGGTCTTATTCCTGGCACCCTCAGTAATAAATTGTAATCAGATGacgctgaggcccagagaggaataCCGCCTTCccccaagtcacacagcaaaGGCTCTTTAGAGAACTTGCAGGACGGTCCTGCAATGAGACTCTGCTTCTagacataaaatataatttcctgaTTCGCACTGATGTTCAGTGCCAGAGTACTGCCAAAGAGCACACTCTTTTTCCCAAAAGAAATCTTAGGCCATCTGGACCGAAGGGAATAAAATGGATGACCTAGAGAAGAGGACCCTGCCAACTGGATTCAACAATGATCCCCAAACTGGCAAAGACCTCCCCTGAGTGCAGCCGGATAAATCCCTGtacctcacccccctccccatgtcttcttccccttccttagaGACCCCCTCTCGACCCTAAAATGCAGCTCTATTTGGGATGTGGTTAgagggttgggggtagggggaattGGAAGAGGGAACCTGTTTCTAATTGTCTTAGCGACCTTAAGCAAGACATTCCCTTCTCCGGGCCTCaggatcctcatctgtaaagtaagggagtccttttcagttctaaattcggTTCCATTTTCTAAGGTCCCGAATGCTTTGTAGTCTCTAAGAGCCCAGCCGGCTCTCAAGATCCTCTCTCCCCGTTAGGGATTGTAGGGTAATCCCAAAGGTTTGATAGCTAAACTCCCTTCCCCCGCTGTGACCTGGGGCAGGTAACtatcccccatctgtaaaaatgacctGTATGACCTCAAAAGGGTCTTCCCATGTTCCATGTCCCTCTGTGTGTGTAAAAAAATGTGCATGCCAGTATCCGCGCACCCTGAGTCTGTCTCCCCAAGTATCGGGCTCATTATTTCCATGAGGCCACACCCCTGCCTTGGGGGCTCTCGTCCTTTGtgaatagaaggggaagggagaacttGGGTGTACACGCATTCCTGGGCCGTCGGCTTCCCCACCCACTCAAACCTGGCTGAGGCTTGGATGTGGTCAATGTCTCCCGCCCGAGAAAGGAGGGGGAGCGTTAAGGGGGATGGGGGGATGGCGAGAGAGGAATGTATTCATGACTGTTTCTCAAATCCACACGAGATCGACTTTCAAGCCATGAGGCCCGTGTTCTAGTGCGGGTTCTAGCATTAACTTaatgtgtgaacttgggtaaatTCTTCCCCTCCATGGGCCTTAGTTTTCCTTATCTCATAGAACTAGGTAGATCCCTAACTAAGGTCCCTCCCACTGTAACCGTCCATTAGCAACTTTTCCCTCGGCCTGCCTCAAGTCTAAAACGCCCCTCTCCAAAATATCGAACCAGCTCCCTCCTCCGACACCCCCCCCCCGCAGCATCTGACTCAGTGGACAAAAGCCTCCCTCTAGGATGAAGACCACCTTTCAACAGACTCCCCCCGggtccccacccccagcctccctTTCCCAGACTCGGTCTGAGTTGGTGACTGCCTTGTCTGAAGGCAGAGGGATGGACCAAGTTACCTCTCTCTGGGAAGGCACCTAAGGGACTGCAACTCCCCCTCCAGTCCAGCAAAGATTCCGGCAGCCCCGAAGGGTGTGGGACGAGGTTGTCTCCTCCcagcttctccctccctcccaggtctCTCTCCCTGGTTAGGACGGGCCAGCCACCCGTGGGTGGGGCAGATGGATAAGTGAGTCCCACGGACAGACAGAGCCTCACCTCGGACGGGAGCAGCGACCTCAGGAGCAGCCACAGGAGCCAAGGGCGCGGCCGCCGCCGGTCTCCAGACATCTTCGGCTCGGGCCCCCAGGTCCCTGTCTGGGTCCCCGGGGAGGGCACCTAGAGGGAGCTCAGTACTTGCCCCGCTATTGGGGCGGGCGCAGAATGGGGAGAGGTACGAGGGGGACGGGGTTGGGGAGCCCTAGAGGAGGGCCCGAAGGGAGGCCGGGGAGCGGAGCGGCAGCGGAATTGGGGAGCAGGAGGGGAGCCTGCACGAGGGTGGGTGCAGAAGCCGGGGCGAAAGAGGCGGAAAAGTGGGTTACAAGAGCTTGGGGATAAGGTGGGGCCCGAGAACGGGGTTTGGGGATCAGGAGCCCCTTCCGCACAGGGAGCCTGGGGGGCAGGAGCTTTGGGGCCCGTAGAGTCTGAGAGTGATCCTGGGGGGCCCAAGCAGAAGCCCAAACGGGGCAGAAGCTACGGGGACTAGAAGGGGGTAAAACAGCGGAGGACTAACTCCTCTCCCTCCGCCTCCGCGCCGCCGACTGGCTCTCCAactcctgcctccccccaccctctgccaagtcctcctctcccccccccaccccactttccGAACAGTCGGACCGCCCGCCCACCCCGGCTCCGTGGGGGCAGGTCCTGACTCTTGGCCCCGCCCCGTCCCTCCCGGTCCTGTCCCGTGCGGCATCTGGAGAAAGGGGCCCGGGGAGGGGCGGGGCTAAGAGGTCCCGCGGGAGGGGGCCctaagagcccccccccccagcccagtcTTAGCTCAATTAGGGACCTGCTGGGGCAGGGC includes:
- the LOC122735193 gene encoding death domain-containing membrane protein NRADD-like, with protein sequence MSGDRRRPRPWLLWLLLRSLLPSEVWAGQFCPDGLFPWGDLCCNTCPPDWGTSEPCGEADLECKPCPSNETLSLEGTSEPCQPCCSCPIGHFLNSTNHCQPCKACSPGNEAKIPCGKGTDTVCQPCPPGTYSKESSVQEPCKACTHCSDSKVVVLACTRLYDTLCMDEELHILIRDAEAKGADSNISSTFPMPPKDSGIIIPIYCSLLAAVVVGLLAYVAFKCWRTCKQKQQLAKARIGELGIAEGEKLYGDSSICLDTTGLHELHGVGKEVQPESCRWRLYGQLPKEQQEEVEQLLEAGSPSRAGWQVLAKQLGYEAAAVEVMSQGPTPTHTLLCNWATEGGAGATLEVLETSLRAIGREDVARALWSLDEANSMV